Proteins encoded in a region of the Candidatus Nitrosomarinus catalina genome:
- a CDS encoding peptidase codes for MFKQIGLLIIVVGIFTIPTIIPDVFAHGLGGDQAEPITFGDMEVTVRTQLDPSDITVGYLDPTNMQIRFFDTLTDTNLDKVTYRVELWQSGELLARNLFYDNDGRLDVKIKPQLGCDKDPIETCTIYGGSEHASAPGALFVQGAECNDENLDICGRPSMTGPIFIQGGLYKITVDIEAATSPRSVLAERLTYETFVSIAQEQDFFLKTANAEEIPIVVKTYYDEVDNFAFDTSDNSISFDMPFDWSPDYVDLVQVVHEEIRVPKTFAPYGEGKQFKGYVNGVEIDQRAILNDPYTSDDTNIVHFLISKNELVDINNKLGPNNFDNPQMDFKLVPLDEAERSSTEFYLVDTQNYEQTPTTVNISWDGNYGANQDVPFEFTFFNENRDLIKDVRYTYVVIDEFDNEIARYNGDDSVNPGIVSTEGIDIQNIYIPTDGPIRFDILVYGTGLDYDPTYSGIGSTIIELGPGTTKSTIPKESVILETSTIPSWIKNNAGWWADGTIDDDAFIQGIQFLVKEDILKIPDTTQGTSSGNDVPSWVKNNAGWWADGTIDDDAFIQGIQFLVKEGILRVQ; via the coding sequence TTGTTTAAGCAAATTGGATTATTGATTATTGTAGTTGGAATTTTTACAATTCCTACGATTATTCCAGATGTATTTGCACATGGGCTTGGTGGGGATCAAGCTGAACCAATAACTTTTGGTGATATGGAAGTAACTGTAAGAACACAACTAGATCCATCTGATATCACTGTTGGATATCTTGATCCAACAAATATGCAAATTCGTTTCTTTGATACGTTAACTGACACGAATCTTGATAAGGTCACATATAGAGTTGAACTTTGGCAAAGTGGAGAGCTTTTAGCAAGAAATTTGTTTTATGATAATGATGGAAGACTAGATGTAAAAATTAAACCACAACTTGGATGTGACAAAGATCCAATTGAGACTTGTACAATTTATGGTGGTTCTGAGCACGCTAGCGCTCCAGGTGCTCTGTTTGTTCAAGGAGCAGAATGTAATGATGAAAATTTAGACATATGTGGAAGACCATCAATGACTGGTCCTATCTTTATTCAAGGTGGACTTTACAAGATTACTGTAGATATTGAAGCAGCTACTAGTCCTCGAAGTGTATTAGCTGAGAGATTAACTTATGAAACTTTTGTTAGTATTGCACAAGAACAAGATTTCTTTTTGAAAACAGCAAATGCTGAAGAAATACCAATTGTTGTAAAAACTTACTATGATGAGGTAGATAACTTTGCATTTGATACATCTGACAATTCAATCTCATTTGACATGCCATTTGATTGGAGTCCAGACTATGTTGATTTAGTGCAAGTTGTACATGAAGAAATTAGAGTTCCAAAAACATTTGCACCATATGGGGAAGGTAAACAATTCAAAGGCTATGTCAATGGTGTAGAAATTGATCAAAGAGCAATACTCAATGATCCTTATACCTCTGATGACACAAACATTGTACACTTCTTAATTTCTAAAAATGAATTGGTAGACATCAATAATAAATTAGGTCCAAATAATTTTGATAACCCTCAAATGGATTTCAAATTAGTTCCACTAGATGAAGCTGAAAGAAGTTCAACTGAATTTTATCTTGTAGATACTCAAAATTATGAACAAACTCCTACAACAGTAAATATTTCATGGGATGGAAATTATGGCGCAAATCAGGATGTACCTTTTGAGTTTACATTTTTCAATGAAAATAGAGACCTTATCAAAGATGTAAGATATACTTACGTAGTTATTGATGAATTTGATAATGAAATTGCAAGATATAATGGCGATGACTCAGTAAATCCAGGAATAGTTTCAACAGAAGGAATTGACATCCAAAATATTTACATTCCAACTGATGGACCAATTAGATTTGATATTCTAGTTTATGGAACTGGATTGGATTATGATCCAACATATTCTGGCATTGGTTCTACTATAATTGAACTAGGTCCAGGCACAACAAAATCTACTATTCCTAAAGAATCAGTGATTTTAGAAACTTCAACAATCCCATCCTGGATTAAAAACAATGCAGGCTGGTGGGCTGACGGAACAATTGATGATGATGCTTTCATTCAAGGAATTCAATTCCTAGTTAAAGAGGATATTTTAAAAATTCCAGATACCACACAAGGAACTAGTTCTGGAAATGATGTTCCATCCTGGGTAAAAAACAATGCAGGCTGGTGGGCTGACGGAACAATTGATGATGATGCTTTCATTCAAGGAATTCAATTCTTAGTTAAAGAAGGAATTTTGAGGGTTCAATAA
- a CDS encoding CFI-box-CTERM domain-containing protein has product MKFLLVLLLIPLFTIPAFAESQTLSTDQGTLDVKLSYEDVKTGELTKLPIEFINPMTQKTQVHIDYRITIAESGETLFQTPNLIHTSEGIINGFKFEFPKDGLYNIQIDAEGILFTPIPKESVTFDILVGEAAAQPSVPSNEEGGGCLIATAAYGSELAPQVQMLREIRDNQLMNTESGSAFMTTFNELYYSFSPTIADMERESPVFKEIVKAGLTPMISTLSIMESAETESEVLGLGLSVIALNLGMYIGLPAFGIVKVIQLRKN; this is encoded by the coding sequence ATGAAATTTTTATTAGTTTTATTATTAATTCCACTTTTCACAATTCCTGCATTTGCTGAATCTCAAACTTTATCAACAGATCAAGGTACATTAGATGTCAAATTATCTTACGAAGATGTTAAAACTGGTGAATTAACTAAGTTACCAATAGAATTCATTAATCCAATGACACAAAAAACTCAAGTTCATATAGATTATAGAATTACAATTGCAGAATCTGGTGAAACATTATTTCAAACTCCAAATTTAATTCACACATCTGAAGGAATCATAAACGGATTCAAATTTGAATTTCCAAAAGATGGATTGTATAATATTCAGATAGATGCTGAAGGAATATTATTCACTCCAATTCCAAAAGAATCGGTAACGTTTGATATCTTAGTAGGTGAAGCTGCTGCTCAACCATCAGTTCCATCTAATGAAGAAGGAGGCGGCTGTCTAATTGCAACAGCAGCATACGGCTCAGAACTCGCACCACAAGTTCAGATGCTTAGAGAAATTCGTGACAACCAATTGATGAACACCGAATCAGGATCTGCATTTATGACAACATTTAACGAATTGTATTACTCATTTAGTCCAACAATTGCAGACATGGAACGCGAAAGCCCAGTGTTTAAAGAAATTGTAAAGGCTGGATTGACTCCAATGATTAGCACATTATCCATCATGGAAAGTGCTGAAACTGAAAGCGAAGTCTTGGGACTCGGACTCTCAGTAATTGCATTGAATCTTGGAATGTACATCGGACTTCCAGCATTTGGAATCGTTAAAGTCATTCAATTAAGAAAAAATTAG
- a CDS encoding PEFG-CTERM sorting domain-containing protein, with product MKTKAISSIFVLFAIAAGMASMAPAAFADHAEVAIGAVEESGFSQACVETGCYTPLVATVDVGGVVTMTNTDPTGVHTFTSGTVDGFTPSPDGTFDTGVLMSGDAFEWSPTEAGTVPYYCMLHTWMVGEIIVQEVAAEEHADDHGDDKGHDDMVHEEVAEDVELMVMISDSQVMGGTQIELEFNVLHLNYDLTATQNGEVVFEEKGLHSMELIATHQIDALGSDENPIDVEVVSLGIGAPGDEDSWTGPVGQVTTAKVVPEFGTIAMMVLAVAIISIVAVTAKSRVVPRF from the coding sequence ATGAAGACTAAAGCAATAAGCTCAATCTTTGTACTATTTGCTATCGCAGCAGGTATGGCCTCAATGGCACCAGCTGCTTTTGCAGACCACGCCGAAGTTGCAATTGGTGCAGTAGAGGAATCTGGATTCTCACAAGCTTGTGTTGAAACAGGTTGTTACACTCCATTAGTTGCAACAGTTGACGTCGGTGGTGTTGTAACCATGACAAATACTGATCCAACAGGAGTTCACACATTTACATCAGGAACTGTTGATGGATTCACTCCATCCCCTGACGGTACATTTGATACAGGTGTACTAATGTCCGGAGATGCATTTGAATGGAGTCCAACTGAAGCAGGTACAGTACCATACTATTGTATGCTACATACTTGGATGGTTGGAGAAATCATAGTACAAGAAGTAGCTGCTGAAGAACATGCAGACGATCACGGTGATGACAAAGGTCACGATGATATGGTGCATGAAGAAGTCGCAGAAGATGTAGAGTTAATGGTAATGATTTCCGACTCACAAGTAATGGGAGGAACTCAAATTGAACTTGAATTCAATGTATTACACCTTAACTACGATTTGACTGCAACTCAAAACGGTGAAGTAGTTTTTGAAGAAAAAGGACTACACTCTATGGAACTCATTGCAACGCATCAAATTGATGCATTAGGTTCTGATGAAAATCCAATAGATGTTGAAGTTGTATCTTTAGGAATTGGTGCACCTGGTGATGAAGATTCATGGACTGGACCTGTAGGTCAAGTTACAACAGCAAAAGTTGTTCCAGAATTTGGTACAATTGCCATGATGGTATTAGCTGTAGCAATCATCAGCATCGTAGCAGTAACTGCAAAATCTAGAGTCGTTCCAAGATTTTAG